In the Armatimonadota bacterium genome, AGCACCTTGCCCGTTTCCTGGGCCATGCCCAGGGCCGGCATGATGACGTCGGTCGGCACGCGCGCCTCCTACCGCGCCGGCGCCTGGCTGCCTTCGACCGCGGCGCCGGCCATCACGGCCTCCAGCGGGCTCGTCGCCCGGTTCTTGTGCGACTCGGTCTCCCGGGTGGTCTCCAGCGGGCCCGTGGCCGTGTAGTAGCGGCGCCCGGCCACCATGAGCTTCTCGGCCGGGAAGCGGGTGATGACCTCGCAGCCGTCCTTCGTCACCACCAGCTGTTCCTCGATGCGCGCCGCCGACCACCCATCGGCCGCGGGCCAGAACGTCTCCAGGGCGAACACCATGTTCTCCTCGATGACCTCGGGGGCGTCGAACGACACCAGCCGGCTGAAGATCGGCTTCTCCCAGATCGAGAGGCCGACGCCGTGGCCGTACTGCAGCGCGAACGCCGCTTCCTCGTTGGGGAAGCCGAACTCCTGTGCCTTGGGCCACACCCGCACCACGTCGGCCGTGGTGGCGCCGGGACGGATCAGGGCGATGGCCGCGTCCAGGTAGTCGCGGCACCGCTTGTAGGCGTCCACCTGCGCCTGGCTCGCGCTGCCGATGACGAAGGTGCGGTAGTAGCACGTGCGGTACCCCAGGAAGGCGTGCAGGATGTCGAAGTAGACCGGGTCGCCCGGCCGCAGCACCCGGTCGGTGTAGACGTGCGGGTGCGGGCTGCAGCGCTCGCCCGAGATGGCGTTGACGCCCTCCACGTGCTCGGAGCCCAGCTCGTAGAGCACCTTGTTCACCAGCGCCACGCACTCGTTCTCCCGCATACCGGGCCGCATCGCCTCGTAGAGCGCCTCGTAGGCCGCATCCACCATCATGCAGGCCGTGGTCAGCAGGACGATCTCGTCCTGGGTCTTGATCTTGCGGACCTCCTGCATCAGCGCCTGGCCGTCCACCACCGTGAGGCCCTCGGCCCGCAGGGCCTCCAGGACCGGCACCTCCACCACGTCCACGCCCAGGGGCTCGCGGTGCAGGTTGCGGGCCTCGAGCTCGACGCGGATCTTGCGGGCGACGTCCCGCGCCTGTCCCGGGTAGGCGCCGCGCAGGGTCGAGATGCCGGCCCGCGACCGCTCGCCCAGCCACGGGCAGTAGAGCTGGTGGTGGCGCGCCGCCGAGCCGAAGTCCCACAGGATCGGCTCGTCGTCCTGGGGCAGCAGCGCAAAGCGCACCAGCTTGTCCATGGCCCAGGTGCCGATGTGGGTGGCGGTGATGTACCGGATGTTGTTCATGTCGAAGCACAGCAGCGCGCCCAGCTCCGAGGCCTTCAGGAACCGCTTGGCGCGGGCCAGCCGCTCGCGGCGGAGCCGCTCCATGTCGACCCGCTGCTCCCAGTCCACGTGCATGAGGCCGAACGTCTTGAGTCCCATCGTCCTCCCTCCCGTCGCGCAGGCGGTCTCAGCGCGTGCCGCAGAGTTCCCGCGCCACGGCCGCGACCCGCTCGGCCGTCGGCACGGTCAGGTCCTCCAGCACCGGCGAGAACGGCACCGGCACGTGCATGGCGCCGAGCCGCCGCACCGGCGCGTCGAGGTCGTAGAAGGCGCCCTCGGCGATCACCGCGGCGAGCTCCCCGGTGACCCCGTACTTCTCGTAGCCCTCGTCCACCACGATGACGCGGCCGGTCTTGCGGGCCGACGCCACCAGGGTCTCCACGTCCAGGGGCACGGTGGTCCGCGGGTCCACCACCTCGGCCTCGATCCCCTCGCCGGCCAGCAGCTCGGCGGCGGCCAGTGCCACGTGCACCATGCTGCTGGTGGCCACGATGGTCACGTCGCGCCCCGCGCGTTTCACGTCGGCGACGCCCAGGGGGATCACGTAGTCGTCCGCCGGCACCGGCCCCTTGAGCTGGTAGGTCATCTTGTCCTCGAAGACGATCACCGGGTTGTCGTCGCGGATGGCGGCTTTCAGCAGGCCCTTGGCGTCGTAGGGCGTGGAGGGCAGGGCCACCTTCAGGCCGGGGACGTGGCAGAGCCAGGCGTGCAGGCTCTGGCTGTGCTGGGCGGCCGAGCGGCGCGTGGCGCCCAGCGTCGTGCGGACGACCATGGGGACCCTGAGCTTGCCGCCCGACATGTAGTGGACCTTGGCGGCCTGGTTGACGATCTGGTCCATGGCCAGCGTGATGAAGTCGCCGAACATGATGTCCACCACGGGCCGCATGCCGGTCATGGCGGCGCCGACGGCGATGCCCGTGAATCCCGCCTCGGAGATGGGCGTGTCGATGACGCGGTCGCGGCCGAACTCCTCGACCAGGCCCGTCAGCACCTTGAAGGGGTGGCCCGCTTCGGCCACGTCCTCGCCGATGATGAACACCCGCGGGTCGCGGCGCATCTCCTCGGCCAACGCCTCGCGCACCGCCTGCGCGAAGGTGAGCTCCCGGACCTCCGGGGCAGTGGCGGGCTGGACCTGCGCGCTAGGCATAGACATGCTGGTCCACCTCGCTCGCGTCGGGATAGGGGGCGTCCAGCGCGAAGGCCAGGCCACGGGCGATCTCCTCCCGCACCTTGGCGTCGAGCTGCGCCAGCAGGGCGGCGTCGGCGATGCCGTGGGCCGTCATCCACCGGGCCAGCAGCGTCAGCGGGTCACGCTCGGTCATCCACCACTGTTCCTCCTCGCGCGTGCGGTAGGCCCGGTTGACGTCGCCCACGTGGTGACCGCGGTACCGGTAGGTGTGGCAGAGCAGGAACGACGGCCCCTCGCCGGCCCGCGCCCGCGCCACCGCCGCGCGCGCCGCGCGCAGCACGGCGCGGACGTCCTGGCCGTCCACCTCCGTGCAGGGAATCCCAAACGCTTCGGGCCGCGCCGTCATGGAGCCGGCGGTCGTCTCGCTGGCCGGCGTGTACTCGTTGTAGAGGTTGTTCTCGCACACGTAGACGACCGGCAGGCGCCACAGCGATGCCATGTTCATCGCCTCGTAGAGCAGGCCCTGGCCCAGCGCGCCCTCCCCGAAGAAGCACACCGCCACCTGGTCCGTCCCGCGCATCCTGGCCGACAGTGCCGCGCCGGCGGCGATGCCGGCCGAGCCCCCCACGATGGCGTTGGCGCCCAGGTTGCCCACCTCGGGGTCGGCGATGTGCATCGACCCGCCCTTGCCTCGACAGTAGCCCGCGGCCTTCCCCAGCAGCTCGGCGAACATGCGGTCCACCGATGCGCCCTTGGCCAGGCAGTGGCCGTGGCCGCGGTGGGTGCTGGTGATGTAGTCGTCGCGCCGCAGCGCGGCGCACACCCCCACGGCCACCGCCTCCTCGCCGATGTAGAGGTGGGCGAGTCCGGGCATGCGGGCGCTGGTGTACAGCTCGTTGACCTGTTCTTCGAACCGCCGGATGGTCAGCATCTGCCGGTACAGGGCCCGCCACTGCTCGGGCCGGACGTCGGCCAGCTCGTCGCGGGGCGAGATCTCGGTCGCTCGCGTCATGGGTGCCCTCCCCCACCGGCCATGTCGGCCAGCACGTTGAACAGCGCCGCGAAGTCGCGATGGCCGTAGCCCATGGCGCGTGCCGCGCTCAGGAACTCGTTGGTCAGGGCGGTGGTGGGCAGCGGCACGCCCGCCTGGCGGCCCAGCTCCAGCGCCAGCAGCAGGTCCTTCTGCATCATGCGGCAGTCGAACCAGGCCTCCGGCGGCGGGGCCAGCACCAGCGGGCCCCGGTAGACCAGCATCGGCGAGGCGGCGACGCTGCGCAGCAGCACCTCCACGGCCGTCGCGCGCGGGATCCCGTTCTTCTCGGCCAGCAGCACGCCCTCTGAGAACGCCAGCATCTGCACGGCTAGGCTCAGGTTGGTGGCGATCTTCATGGTGACGGCCAGCCCCTGGGCGCCCACGTAGGTCACCGTCGGCCCGATCGCTTCCAGGACCGGCCGCACCCGCTCCAGGACCTCGCGGTCCCCGCCCACCATGATGGAGAGCCGGCCTTCCTCCAGCGTGGTCACGCTGCCCGAGACCGGGGCGTCGAGCATGTGCGCCCCGCGCGCCGCGACCTCGGCGGCCAGGGCCCGGCTCTCCGCGGGGCTCACGGTGCTCATGTCGATGTACACCGTGCCGGGGCGCAGGCCCGCCAGGATGCCGTCGGGCCCGCGGGTCACCGCGCGCAGGGCGTCGGTGTCCGCCATCATGGTGATGACCACGTCGGCCGCCTCGGCCACCGCCCGCGGCGAGTCGGCCCAGCGCATGCCCAGGTCCACCAGCCACTGCGCCTTGGCCCGGGTGCGGTTGTAGCCGACCACCGGGTACCCGGCGTCCAGCAGCCGCTTGGCCATGCGGCTGCCCATCACGCCCAGTCCGACGAACCCGACCTGCGTCATGCCTCACCCTGCCCCAGCAACACGCTGCGGATGTCCCGCTCGACCCGGCCCAGGTGCTCGCGCATCCGACGGCGGGCGGCCTCCGCGTCGCCGGCGCTGATCGCCGCCACGATCTGCCGGTGCTGCTGGATCGACCGCTGCGGGCTGCCGGGAATGTGGTAGACCTGCGCCAGCGCCCGGTGCAGGGTGTCGCGGATCGCGTGCATCATGCGAAGCGCCAGGCGGTTGCGGGTGGCCGTGGCCACGGCCAGGTGGAACCGCAGGTCGGCGCCGATGTACTGGTCCTGGGCGCCCAGCCCGGCCTCCATGTCGGCGATGGCGGCCGCCATCTGCCGGAGGTCGTCGTCGCTCCGGCGCAGCGCGGCCAGCCCCGCCGCTTCCACCTCGAGGATCTTGCGGACCTCGTAGACCTCCAGCAGGGTAGCCTCCTCGAGCTCGAGGAGGAGGTGGAGGGAGTGGCGCAGCGGGTTGCCGTAGTCGGCCACCTGGAACGTACCGTTGGCCGACGCCCGGATGAGGCCGCGCGACTCCAGCATGCGCAGGGCCTCGCGCACCGAGGAGCGCCCGACCCGGTACCGCTGCATCAGCTCGCGCTCGGTGGGCAGCGGGTCGCCCGGGCGCAGCCCGCGGTCGCCGATCAGCTCCTCCAGCCGCTCGGCCACCAGCTCGTAGACCTTGCGGCGTTCGATGGGCGCGGTCGCGATGTCGATGTGTGGCAAGCTGCTACCTCCTGGATGTCGGACCAGCTGATCGTCTGACACGAGCCCTCAGGAGACTTCCCTCCGCACCTGGCGTCTTCCTCCGACACGGGCGGCTGCGGCACGTCCCGACCGGCGGGCGCTGCGCTCGCCGCGCAGCGCCGCGAATGCCGCTGGCGGCACGTCCCCACCGGCGCTGCCGACATCTGCCCGCCTGCGCTACTCGATGCCGCGCCTCCGGGTTCGCCTCGTGCAGAACCTCTTCCCACGTGCGCGTGCCGCTCGTTGCCGCGCCCCCCACGGGTTCACCCCGCGAGCAACTGGGCCGGGTTGCGCCGGCCCATCAGGTCCAGCTCCCGGTCGGTGATGCCGTGCGCCCGCAGCTCCCGCACGAAGGCCAGGAAGCCCTCTGCCGGCGTCAGGCACGGAGAAGCGCCCAGGTCGCTGGCCAGGATGCAGCGCTCGGCGCCCACGGCTTTGATCGCGGCCGCCATCTGCGCGACGGACACCCCGCGCCACCCGCGGAAGCGTTCCACGGGCGACTGCGGGCCGAGGAACACGCCGATGTACGCGTGCTCGATGTAGGCGCCCAGCCGGGCCGCCTCGCGCTGGTCCTCGATGCTCATGTTGATGGGATCGTAGTCGGCGTGGGTGCAGACGATCCGCTCGACGCCCGCCG is a window encoding:
- a CDS encoding Xaa-Pro peptidase family protein, which produces MGLKTFGLMHVDWEQRVDMERLRRERLARAKRFLKASELGALLCFDMNNIRYITATHIGTWAMDKLVRFALLPQDDEPILWDFGSAARHHQLYCPWLGERSRAGISTLRGAYPGQARDVARKIRVELEARNLHREPLGVDVVEVPVLEALRAEGLTVVDGQALMQEVRKIKTQDEIVLLTTACMMVDAAYEALYEAMRPGMRENECVALVNKVLYELGSEHVEGVNAISGERCSPHPHVYTDRVLRPGDPVYFDILHAFLGYRTCYYRTFVIGSASQAQVDAYKRCRDYLDAAIALIRPGATTADVVRVWPKAQEFGFPNEEAAFALQYGHGVGLSIWEKPIFSRLVSFDAPEVIEENMVFALETFWPAADGWSAARIEEQLVVTKDGCEVITRFPAEKLMVAGRRYYTATGPLETTRETESHKNRATSPLEAVMAGAAVEGSQAPAR
- a CDS encoding alpha-ketoacid dehydrogenase subunit beta, translated to MPSAQVQPATAPEVRELTFAQAVREALAEEMRRDPRVFIIGEDVAEAGHPFKVLTGLVEEFGRDRVIDTPISEAGFTGIAVGAAMTGMRPVVDIMFGDFITLAMDQIVNQAAKVHYMSGGKLRVPMVVRTTLGATRRSAAQHSQSLHAWLCHVPGLKVALPSTPYDAKGLLKAAIRDDNPVIVFEDKMTYQLKGPVPADDYVIPLGVADVKRAGRDVTIVATSSMVHVALAAAELLAGEGIEAEVVDPRTTVPLDVETLVASARKTGRVIVVDEGYEKYGVTGELAAVIAEGAFYDLDAPVRRLGAMHVPVPFSPVLEDLTVPTAERVAAVARELCGTR
- a CDS encoding thiamine pyrophosphate-dependent dehydrogenase E1 component subunit alpha → MTRATEISPRDELADVRPEQWRALYRQMLTIRRFEEQVNELYTSARMPGLAHLYIGEEAVAVGVCAALRRDDYITSTHRGHGHCLAKGASVDRMFAELLGKAAGYCRGKGGSMHIADPEVGNLGANAIVGGSAGIAAGAALSARMRGTDQVAVCFFGEGALGQGLLYEAMNMASLWRLPVVYVCENNLYNEYTPASETTAGSMTARPEAFGIPCTEVDGQDVRAVLRAARAAVARARAGEGPSFLLCHTYRYRGHHVGDVNRAYRTREEEQWWMTERDPLTLLARWMTAHGIADAALLAQLDAKVREEIARGLAFALDAPYPDASEVDQHVYA
- a CDS encoding NAD(P)-dependent oxidoreductase; this translates as MTQVGFVGLGVMGSRMAKRLLDAGYPVVGYNRTRAKAQWLVDLGMRWADSPRAVAEAADVVITMMADTDALRAVTRGPDGILAGLRPGTVYIDMSTVSPAESRALAAEVAARGAHMLDAPVSGSVTTLEEGRLSIMVGGDREVLERVRPVLEAIGPTVTYVGAQGLAVTMKIATNLSLAVQMLAFSEGVLLAEKNGIPRATAVEVLLRSVAASPMLVYRGPLVLAPPPEAWFDCRMMQKDLLLALELGRQAGVPLPTTALTNEFLSAARAMGYGHRDFAALFNVLADMAGGGGHP
- a CDS encoding FadR/GntR family transcriptional regulator, yielding MPHIDIATAPIERRKVYELVAERLEELIGDRGLRPGDPLPTERELMQRYRVGRSSVREALRMLESRGLIRASANGTFQVADYGNPLRHSLHLLLELEEATLLEVYEVRKILEVEAAGLAALRRSDDDLRQMAAAIADMEAGLGAQDQYIGADLRFHLAVATATRNRLALRMMHAIRDTLHRALAQVYHIPGSPQRSIQQHRQIVAAISAGDAEAARRRMREHLGRVERDIRSVLLGQGEA